A stretch of Brassica rapa cultivar Chiifu-401-42 chromosome A08, CAAS_Brap_v3.01, whole genome shotgun sequence DNA encodes these proteins:
- the LOC103835226 gene encoding CBL-interacting serine/threonine-protein kinase 23 isoform X1, with the protein MASRATPSRSGPSGSSSGSSSSSSSSVSRTRVGKYELGTTLGEGTFAKVKFARNVVNGENVAIKIIDKEKVMGNKMIAQIKREISTMKLIKHPNVIRMLEVMASKTKIYFVLEFVTGGELFDKIASKGRLKEDGARNYFHQLINAVDYCHSRGVYHRDLKPENLLLDANGTLKVSDFGLSALPQQVREDGLLHTTCKTPNYVAPEVINNKGYDGAKADLWSCGVILFVLMAGYLPFEDSNLASLYKKIFKAEFTCPHWFSASAKKLIKRILDPNPATRITFAEVIENEWFNKGYKAPKYENANVSLDDVDAIFDESGESQNLVVERREEGLRTPVTMNAFELISTSKGLNLGSLFEKQMGLVKRKTQFTSKCPANEIVTKIEAAAAPMGFDVKKNNYKVKLVGEKSGRKGQLAVTAEVFQVAPSLYMVEMRKSGGDTLEFHKFYKNLTTGLKDIVWKTIDEEKEEGTQVSGGAVVAS; encoded by the exons ATGGCTTCTCGAGCAACACCGTCGCGATCGGGGCCGTCTGGGTCATCTTCAGGTAGTAGCAGTAGTAGTAGTTCGAGTGTTAGCAGGACACGTGTGGGTAAGTACGAGCTTGGTACAACGTTGGGTGAAGGTACCTTCGCGAAAGTCAAGTTCGCTAGGAACGTAGTCAACGGAGAGAATGTAGCCATTAaaat TATTGATAAAGAGAAAGTTATGGGAAACAAAATGATCGCTCAG ATCAAACGTGAGATCTCGACGATGAAACTCATCAAGCACCCCAATGTGATCCGTATGCTTGAG gtgatGGCCAGCAAAACTAAGATCTATTTTGTTTTGGAATTCGTTACTGGTGGAGAGCTCTTCGACAAAATT GCAAGCAAGGGGAGGTTGAAGGAAGATGGGGCGAGGAACTACTTCCACCAGCTTATTAACGCTGTTGACTATTGCCATAGCAGAGGAGTTTATCATAGAGACCTTAAG CCTGAGAATTTGCTTTTGGATGCAAATGGGACTCTGAAAGTTTCTGATTTTGGATTGAGTGCTCTACCTCAGCAAGTCCGA gaGGATGGTTTACTTCACACAACATGTAAAACACCCAATTATGTTGCCCCAGAG GTAATCAATAACAAAGGTTACGATGGAGCCAAAGCTGATTTGTGGTCTTGTGGTGTGATTCTCTTTGTCTTAATGGCTGGATATTTGCCTTTCGAAGATTCTAACTTGGCCTCATTATATAAAAAG ATATTCAAAGCCGAGTTTACCTGCCCTCACTGGTTCTCTGCAAGTGCCAAGAAGCTAATCAAAAGAATTCTGGATCCGAATCCAGCAACG AGGATTACATTTGCTGAAGTCATTGAAAACGAGTGGTTTAATAAAGGGTATAAAGCACCCAAATATGAAAATGCAAATGTCAGCCTTGATGATGTTGATGCAATTTTTGATGAATCAGGG GAGTCCCAAAACCTTGTTGTGGAGAGGCGAGAAGAAGGACTTAGAACACCAGTAACTATGAATGCTTTTGAGCTCATCTCAACATCCAAAGGTCTCAATCTCGGTTCACTTTTCGAAAAGCAAATG GGGCTTGTTAAACGGAAAACTCAGTTTACTTCAAAATGTCCGGCTAATGAGATAGTCACAAAAATAGAGGCCGCAGCAGCACCTATGGGATTTGATGTCAAGAAAAATAACTACAAG GTAAAGCTTGTAGGAGAGAAATCAGGCCGCAAGGGTCAATTAGCAGTCACGGCTGAG GTTTTTCAAGTTGCTCCATCGCTATATATGGTTGAAATGAGGAAATCAGGGGGTGACACCTTGGAATTCCACAAG TTTTACAAGAACCTCACCACGGGTCTTAAGGACATCGTTTGGAAAACAATCGACgaagagaaagaggaaggaACCCAAG ttTCAGGTGGTGCGGTGGTTGCTTCTTGA
- the LOC103835226 gene encoding CBL-interacting serine/threonine-protein kinase 23 isoform X2, translating to MASRATPSRSGPSGSSSGSSSSSSSSVSRTRVGKYELGTTLGEGTFAKVKFARNVVNGENVAIKIIDKEKVMGNKMIAQIKREISTMKLIKHPNVIRMLEVMASKTKIYFVLEFVTGGELFDKIASKGRLKEDGARNYFHQLINAVDYCHSRGVYHRDLKPENLLLDANGTLKVSDFGLSALPQQVREDGLLHTTCKTPNYVAPEVINNKGYDGAKADLWSCGVILFVLMAGYLPFEDSNLASLYKKIFKAEFTCPHWFSASAKKLIKRILDPNPATRITFAEVIENEWFNKGYKAPKYENANVSLDDVDAIFDESGESQNLVVERREEGLRTPVTMNAFELISTSKGLNLGSLFEKQMGLVKRKTQFTSKCPANEIVTKIEAAAAPMGFDVKKNNYKVKLVGEKSGRKGQLAVTAEVFQVAPSLYMVEMRKSGGDTLEFHKFYKNLTTGLKDIVWKTIDEEKEEGTQVSGGAVVAS from the exons ATGGCTTCTCGAGCAACACCGTCGCGATCGGGGCCGTCTGGGTCATCTTCAGGTAGTAGCAGTAGTAGTAGTTCGAGTGTTAGCAGGACACGTGTGGGTAAGTACGAGCTTGGTACAACGTTGGGTGAAGGTACCTTCGCGAAAGTCAAGTTCGCTAGGAACGTAGTCAACGGAGAGAATGTAGCCATTAaaa TTATTGATAAAGAGAAAGTTATGGGAAACAAAATGATCGCTCAG ATCAAACGTGAGATCTCGACGATGAAACTCATCAAGCACCCCAATGTGATCCGTATGCTTGAG gtgatGGCCAGCAAAACTAAGATCTATTTTGTTTTGGAATTCGTTACTGGTGGAGAGCTCTTCGACAAAATT GCAAGCAAGGGGAGGTTGAAGGAAGATGGGGCGAGGAACTACTTCCACCAGCTTATTAACGCTGTTGACTATTGCCATAGCAGAGGAGTTTATCATAGAGACCTTAAG CCTGAGAATTTGCTTTTGGATGCAAATGGGACTCTGAAAGTTTCTGATTTTGGATTGAGTGCTCTACCTCAGCAAGTCCGA gaGGATGGTTTACTTCACACAACATGTAAAACACCCAATTATGTTGCCCCAGAG GTAATCAATAACAAAGGTTACGATGGAGCCAAAGCTGATTTGTGGTCTTGTGGTGTGATTCTCTTTGTCTTAATGGCTGGATATTTGCCTTTCGAAGATTCTAACTTGGCCTCATTATATAAAAAG ATATTCAAAGCCGAGTTTACCTGCCCTCACTGGTTCTCTGCAAGTGCCAAGAAGCTAATCAAAAGAATTCTGGATCCGAATCCAGCAACG AGGATTACATTTGCTGAAGTCATTGAAAACGAGTGGTTTAATAAAGGGTATAAAGCACCCAAATATGAAAATGCAAATGTCAGCCTTGATGATGTTGATGCAATTTTTGATGAATCAGGG GAGTCCCAAAACCTTGTTGTGGAGAGGCGAGAAGAAGGACTTAGAACACCAGTAACTATGAATGCTTTTGAGCTCATCTCAACATCCAAAGGTCTCAATCTCGGTTCACTTTTCGAAAAGCAAATG GGGCTTGTTAAACGGAAAACTCAGTTTACTTCAAAATGTCCGGCTAATGAGATAGTCACAAAAATAGAGGCCGCAGCAGCACCTATGGGATTTGATGTCAAGAAAAATAACTACAAG GTAAAGCTTGTAGGAGAGAAATCAGGCCGCAAGGGTCAATTAGCAGTCACGGCTGAG GTTTTTCAAGTTGCTCCATCGCTATATATGGTTGAAATGAGGAAATCAGGGGGTGACACCTTGGAATTCCACAAG TTTTACAAGAACCTCACCACGGGTCTTAAGGACATCGTTTGGAAAACAATCGACgaagagaaagaggaaggaACCCAAG ttTCAGGTGGTGCGGTGGTTGCTTCTTGA
- the LOC103835226 gene encoding CBL-interacting serine/threonine-protein kinase 23 isoform X3, with product MASRATPSRSGPSGSSSGSSSSSSSSVSRTRVGKYELGTTLGEGTFAKVKFARNVVNGENVAIKIIDKEKVMGNKMIAQIKREISTMKLIKHPNVIRMLEVMASKTKIYFVLEFVTGGELFDKIASKGRLKEDGARNYFHQLINAVDYCHSRGVYHRDLKPENLLLDANGTLKVSDFGLSALPQQVREDGLLHTTCKTPNYVAPEVINNKGYDGAKADLWSCGVILFVLMAGYLPFEDSNLASLYKKIFKAEFTCPHWFSASAKKLIKRILDPNPATRITFAEVIENEWFNKGYKAPKYENANVSLDDVDAIFDESGESQNLVVERREEGLRTPVTMNAFELISTSKGLNLGSLFEKQMGLVKRKTQFTSKCPANEIVTKIEAAAAPMGFDVKKNNYKTKLVGEKSGRKG from the exons ATGGCTTCTCGAGCAACACCGTCGCGATCGGGGCCGTCTGGGTCATCTTCAGGTAGTAGCAGTAGTAGTAGTTCGAGTGTTAGCAGGACACGTGTGGGTAAGTACGAGCTTGGTACAACGTTGGGTGAAGGTACCTTCGCGAAAGTCAAGTTCGCTAGGAACGTAGTCAACGGAGAGAATGTAGCCATTAaaa TTATTGATAAAGAGAAAGTTATGGGAAACAAAATGATCGCTCAG ATCAAACGTGAGATCTCGACGATGAAACTCATCAAGCACCCCAATGTGATCCGTATGCTTGAG gtgatGGCCAGCAAAACTAAGATCTATTTTGTTTTGGAATTCGTTACTGGTGGAGAGCTCTTCGACAAAATT GCAAGCAAGGGGAGGTTGAAGGAAGATGGGGCGAGGAACTACTTCCACCAGCTTATTAACGCTGTTGACTATTGCCATAGCAGAGGAGTTTATCATAGAGACCTTAAG CCTGAGAATTTGCTTTTGGATGCAAATGGGACTCTGAAAGTTTCTGATTTTGGATTGAGTGCTCTACCTCAGCAAGTCCGA gaGGATGGTTTACTTCACACAACATGTAAAACACCCAATTATGTTGCCCCAGAG GTAATCAATAACAAAGGTTACGATGGAGCCAAAGCTGATTTGTGGTCTTGTGGTGTGATTCTCTTTGTCTTAATGGCTGGATATTTGCCTTTCGAAGATTCTAACTTGGCCTCATTATATAAAAAG ATATTCAAAGCCGAGTTTACCTGCCCTCACTGGTTCTCTGCAAGTGCCAAGAAGCTAATCAAAAGAATTCTGGATCCGAATCCAGCAACG AGGATTACATTTGCTGAAGTCATTGAAAACGAGTGGTTTAATAAAGGGTATAAAGCACCCAAATATGAAAATGCAAATGTCAGCCTTGATGATGTTGATGCAATTTTTGATGAATCAGGG GAGTCCCAAAACCTTGTTGTGGAGAGGCGAGAAGAAGGACTTAGAACACCAGTAACTATGAATGCTTTTGAGCTCATCTCAACATCCAAAGGTCTCAATCTCGGTTCACTTTTCGAAAAGCAAATG GGGCTTGTTAAACGGAAAACTCAGTTTACTTCAAAATGTCCGGCTAATGAGATAGTCACAAAAATAGAGGCCGCAGCAGCACCTATGGGATTTGATGTCAAGAAAAATAACTACAAG
- the LOC103835573 gene encoding F-box/kelch-repeat protein At3g27150-like, giving the protein MSILSQSKPMILIVGTIPIILDMYDDSSSASEGEEIGETKEIAQSLACLTSQNAYHVAPQLLYELQVEIFARVPCPEYWKLQFLNKQFSQLLKSSEIFRTRRELGLVKPYFFMLSRSDRRWTMYDEDFKTSQRLPKLSSGVSFFSGDKETTCVGTQLIVIWRSEEGIRVWRYELAMHKWFKGPEMITPRVMFASASHGTNAFFAGGFTISKNGVEVVSIVEKYNTETKTWASIPPMHRRRKLCSGCFLRGKFYVIGGQNENDENLTCAESYDEETNSWELIPNMLADMSLSISQAPPRIAVVNDTLYLLDTSLNELRVYNVNTNTSKKLGTIPVMAHVTKGWGVVFKSVKDNLMLIGASFNRLHSRKRGIYKSCPSPDMEEIHWEEICCRGGSLNHYILNCCVMLA; this is encoded by the coding sequence ATGTCAATTTTAAGCCAATCTAAACCAATGATTCTGATCGTTGGTACTATTCCTATTATCCTCGATATGTATGATGATTCCTCTTCTGCGTCAGAAGGAGAGGAAATTggagaaacaaaagaaatagcTCAAAGCCTTGCATGTTTAACATCTCAAAATGCATACCATGTTGCTCCACAGCTCTTGTACGAGCTTCAGGTCGAGATTTTTGCCCGTGTTCCATGCCCTGAGTATTGGAAACTACAATTTCTCAACAAACAGTTTTCACAGTTGCTGAAAAGTAGTGAAATTTTCCGAACGAGGCGAGAGCTCGGACTTGTGAAACCGTACTTTTTTATGCTGTCAAGAAGTGATAGGCGTTGGACTATGTATGATGAGGACTTCAAAACTTCCCAGAGACTTCCAAAGCTCTCTTCTGGCGTTAGTTTTTTCAGTGGTGATAAGGAAACTACTTGTGTGGGTACGCAACTAATCGTCATCTGGAGATCTGAGGAGGGCATTAGGGTGTGGCGTTACGAGCTTGCAATGCACAAATGGTTCAAAGGTCCTGAGATGATTACACCGAGAGTCATGTTTGCTTCCGCAAGCCACGGGACAAATGCCTTTTTCGCCGGCGGATTTACGATAAGTAAAAATGGGGTTGAGGTTGTAAGCATAGTAGAAAAGTACAATACCGAAACAAAAACATGGGCATCCATTCCTCCAATGCATAGGCGGAGGAAGTTGTGTTCCGGATGCTTCTTGCGTGGTAAGTTTTATGTTATCGGCGGTCAGAATGAAAACGACGAAAACCTAACTTGTGCAGAAAGTTACGATGAGGAAACAAATTCTTGGGAGTTGATACCAAATATGCTTGCAGACATGTCTTTATCCATTTCCCAAGCGCCTCCGCGTATTGCGGTGGTCAATGATACTCTCTACTTGCTGGATACATCATTGAATGAGCTTCGCGTGTATAATGTAAACACAAACACTTCGAAGAAGCTTGGAACTATACCTGTGATGGCACATGTAACTAAAGGTTGGGGTGTTGTATTTAAGTCGGTTAAAGATAATCTTATGCTGATTGGAGCTTCGTTCAATAGACTTCACTCTCGGAAACGGGGGATCTACAAGTCTTGTCCATCTCCAGACATGGAAGAGATTCATTGGGAGGAGATTTGTTGTCGTGGTGGTAGTCTTAACCATTATATTCTCAACTGTTGTGTAATGCTTGCTTAA
- the LOC103835227 gene encoding uncharacterized protein LOC103835227 → MADIQNTIFVFRPDQQNLAPKPLTPFSAVTPHRATASRARRLISTTTLEMIIEEDTAPEEDHPSTVAARDTLPVFPSTSCFLMANKQVSFMLYESCKCP, encoded by the coding sequence ATGGCTGATATCCAAAATACCATTTTCGTCTTCCGACCAGACCAGCAGAATCTGGCACCTAAACCTCTGACTCCATTCTCTGCCGTGACCCCTCACCGTGCTACGGCCTCACGAGCACGCCGCCTCATCTCTACCACAACCCTCGAAATGATTATTGAAGAAGATACCGCACCGGAAGAAGATCATCCTAGCACTGTCGCTGCGAGGGACACTCTTCCGGTATTTCCATCGACCTCCTGTTTCTTGATGGCCAATAAACAAGTCTCTTTCATGTTATACGAAAGCTGCAAGTGCCCTTGA